caggactctttcttcctacaccttcatatgttcttcttcatcctcgTACAAAACATATGTTCTTCTGCCATCCTCGTACAAAACgtgaaaataactttttattcttttcactaccataaattagtttttgattatgtaatccggactaccataaattagtttttgattatgtaatccggacatgcatttgaaaaaatattttttagattatataattcggaGTCTAAAAAAgacttttaaattatgtaatttgtaagttaattacaaatttgaaaaaaaaattggattacGTGATTTGGGTGGgactttttgaaaatatgaaaatttatggagtggaagaacatatggaggtgcaggtggaggaagaaacagtccaatGGTAGATATCAAATATGTGGTGTGACCCAAGCATGCCCTTCTCAAAGGTAATGCCGCCTGTTTCTCCTATCAAGTCTCTTATATTCTTTACCCTTCCTTTTTATTTTGGCTTAattaactaaaactaaaaaaaatatcaaatgtcatttatagtaaaattatttcttaaataaaattaaaagatatatttaatAAACATCAATATTTTCTTGGTATAAAAATTACAGTTAACTAGAAATATACTTTAGGTCAGTCTGATGGCATATTTTTTGTATGGGTCAGATCATGTGTTTTGACTTAGTAAATTTACTCCCATTGGATTtttgttataataaatttattagtagattattttgtaagtttgttattttttatcttaGTTTTCTAAGCATGTTTTTTAAtagattttgttttgttttgctaACATCTTACCCCCTTTTCCGTTACTCTACATATTCacagtataatttttttattaattttttgtgataattttcaattttgatctaaaaacttattttaaattaatttacatttttttaaatttaaattttatattaaattatattttaaatatgttaatataCAATCACATCTATTCTATCACATTAATCAATCTACAAACTTTTCAACTAaatctaaacaatatttatttatacttttttttattttaattttttctcaaTCTAAATAAAACATGCACCtatttattttggaaaatactatttaatttcttaaacaCATTTCATCACGTCCAAGGTTGAATATCTTGAAGATGTAAAAGATAACATGATAACAGATAACACAATAAATTCTCAATAACTCACCTAtcatcttataaaaataaattttaaatttaatttattactacaaaaaaatagtttaataagAGATTATATTTGTACATAaatcatatattataatttgtattgtatgtttatagttaagaataataaaaacgaaattcaaaataaatacatttaacACTAAATATCTAATAATAGGACAAACatgttaaaagataaaatggtcATTGGTCATTAAACACGTTAACATTAAGTTGGGTTAGTTATTGTTGATCttttaactaaatatttatCTTCAGATAATTTTAAGAATGTTTCACAAACTAAACTTGATTTTATGATATGACAATTATTGTAaagattatattttaaaactctTATTCAGTgatgttttttttcatttatcttgagcacttaatttattttagaaaaacttaTTTAGTTGTGACATAAAATAAACACATGACATTAGAACTAAAAGTTGGTGATAAGAGACTTGATATACTGCAACACACTGGAAATAATACTCGTTATTAAAGAATGTGTCATgatttttgctaattttttccATAACTCCATGATGGATTGGACctttataaattatatgtaggttgattctccctgcaccatattatttatgatttccACTCACCATATACATgtaaaatgtttattttgtttttaatgattttaaaattttcttttcagATATTGATATCTGAATGTTAAATTATAAAGTTCCGGATATACAAATCTGAAACTAATATGTCACTTATTTGAACAGCACAAATGACTTTTTGGATGTCAGGATCCGTAAgcaaatataaatgaattttggaTCTCAATCCTCAACACCCTTTATAACACACCATTCTGGATATGAAAATTTGGAACTCATTATTCACTTCTGAATATGACCATCCGAAAagcttaaataaaatataaaaatgatattaaagattttgaaatccATAATGTATAAAAATGACTTCTAGATATTGAATTTGTAAGTAAATATATGAAAAGAACAGAaagagattttaaaattttcgttAAATGCGAATCAAAATTGATTGGATGCAATAAACAATTCTCTTTTATATGTATAGTATTCGTTTCAAGTCCGTGAATCTAGTCTGCTCCTCGTAGAACACCATCATGTATAGAGAATAAGACTAAAAAACTAGAAAAGGCCAATAAGAACGACAAAACTGAGAGATTAACTTTTATAGTTTTTACATTTATATGATCTCagtgtaatttttttgtaatcTTTCATGATTAAAAATGATCTGAATATAGGATTTGCAAGGGTCAGTGATGAATATTTTGTGGCACATATTGATGATGGTAATTAGGTTGATGGTGTAGTTTAGCCTAGCCAGTGTTTTATTTGGGAAAATAAGGTGACGCATGTAAATGGCTTGCACATGGCACGAAGCGGTGGTTGGATGTAATTAATGTATACCCCACAACCATAATACTATTATCACCCCTTCACAACCATTTTGTGCCAAATTGCATTGTCTTAATGCTCAAAATTAGAAGAAATAAAGGGTTTGagtatttgataaaaaattaacattaatttttgtTGATGAAAAAAAGTTCAGTTTAGGACACATTGAGCATATCTCTGTAGTTAGTTAAGTAGGTGTTTGTTTGTTGGGTACGAAAGCCCTATTTTTCTACATCACATGCTCACGGATTTAATTTATCTCTCACTTGTCTCTGTTTCATACTTTCATTTCATAGCCTGACTGACTGTTTGACCGTACATTAATAAACACGCTCACTTTTCTCTCCTTCCCTTCTCTTTCTGCTcccaaatttaaatttaatacttTATTACGACTCCAAATATTAACaccatttaattttatttattttaaaatgatactattaatgtattaaatttatttttattattattcatttttaaaatattattatttattactaaAAACATACATATTTACTAGAAGcagataaaaaataactataaaatgtttaataaaaaattatcaatcttgttatattttatatcaaattttaatgttttgtttggacTAGGAACTTAATTTGAGAAGtaaatttgagatgatttgaagagaaaatgtaaaaaaggTGAGTTTGTttgaattaatataaataaaataaatattttagaaaaagttTGTCAAAATTTAAGAGAGTGATgtgatttatataattaaaattatatatatttttaattatattatctttatatataaaaattatttaaaaattaatttgattgatttatgtataaattataattatttgtaattcatgattgaaatattaatttaaaaaaaaatacaaaatatataaaatttgataacaaaatatttaataaaaatttatttttatattaaataaaattattattttaatctttattttttataattaatataattatatataaatttattattatttattattgttatttgtaattataattttataataattattataattaataattattatatatttttctaacataaatatatttaacatttaatattctaatttttaaattttattttatcatgttatattttttattatattatattatatttaattatgtaattttattttaaataaaattagtaataatttgaatttaaaataaaaaatgtattataaataattatatatatatatatacaactttctttccaaatttttccaaggAAGGAAAGAAAGTTTGAATCTCAAAATGCTTTTCATTTTTGTacttttcatttattatttttttaattttcatagaAAATATTTGCTTTTCTCATAAACAAACAATACATAGGTACTATTTAGCAAGAGAGAAAGAAGACTGAGCCGTTTGTATATGCtattttgtaaaagaaaatcAGAGAGAGGatttgtataaaaaaagttTTGGATTCATGACAATTATGAAGGGACACGGAAATGTATTATTAGTTTCTAAGAAGGTGAAGAATGTTGTAGGTTTGGATAAGTAGTGTCactgatataatttttttttaaatttgtttattcttTATCCTTTCTTTATttagtaagaatgaaaatattttaggcaTTTCAATACTGTTAAAGTTTCCCGATTTATAGTAGATATGATTACATGAATTGTGAGTTTATCCCATttaaattcttatatttttttctatatcgaatatttaatttttgaaaataatttaatttattaaatttttctttcatatttttataactaGTACTGTGGAATTAAAATAGTAAAtggagtttatggcatttgtgTTTTATAGCGTGAATGTTTGatgaaaaatattgaattaaagCATTTATCTAAAGATGGTTCCGTTGTACTAAGCTAAGGGTGAGGAGGTACTAAAAAGAGTAAGTGGTAGAAGCTACTTTCTTTCTCATATAAGAGGTAACAAGCAAGTATATGCTATCAACTTACTcacaaaaatatgtttttctccTTACATCTTACATCAACTCAAGGAATAGGTAATGGCTGCCCATTACTCCTTTCCACTTTTCCACATATTTCTAGCTCTCTTTTTGCCTCCCTATTCATCTACTTAAATTCTCTATTAGCttacaattaattaaattttcaaaacttttaactattaaataactataaataaaatatattttttaagtcgatttataaaattgaattaaagttaaaatttactttttaaccTAGTATATTTAAAATCTGTCATAATTTGAGTTTATTGTAATGATCAATtcatctattattatttttatataatcttCTTAATCTAGtattgagattatttaaaaTCTGTCATAATTTAAGTTTATTGTATTGATCAATTTATCTATTATTAATCttatataatcgattatatgcataaattaaccaatattttataatatataaataaataatgatagattttttttataaaaattaaaaatacttataaaatattttatttatttatttaaaaaaaataatatataaatttgtgacTTCATATATAAATATGAGAGTCCAGTAAAtgatataaatgaaaaaattatatataagaactaacaaaaattaaaaataatttgtagaaattaaaagtattaaatatgCAGTTTTTATGattacaaaatctaaacaaataattaaataaaacattaatgaAAGACAATGTTCTCTTCATATAtcagaatttaaaaataattgttaatactGCTATCTATACTACCAGGCCTTTTTCTTCGGTTCAAACATGCCGTCAATCAACATCATGAAGATGACTTCTTGCATCAAAATTTAAtgaatctctctctctcttgttGTATATAATGATGAATCTTTACTTAGCAAAGAAAAATCCAAATATAACTATGAAGACTGTTGAAAATTATTAGAGAATACACTTTCCATTTTAAAATTCggtatttcttttaaaattttactctaaaaaattaagaaactaaaatatatatatataaaagttgtcATTGATTTAGATTCTTAAGTAATAGGTAATAGGAGACTGTTCAGTATTTTGGAACATacctgataaaaaaaatcctaatttgataaatatttaataattacagAGTATAAGTATAAATGCTGGtaatttatttctttcttaAGACTCTGACATTTGGGAACTTGGTTAAggtatttttgtttaaatagaGATACTTAATTTTCTCCGTTCTCCCAGGAACGGATATCTTGAAACTAACTTGATTCTTGGCTTTACCAATATTAAtttgttaattaaaatatgaGTTTATGAAAACCATGTGAGCAAGAAATAGCAAGCTAGAGGTGAATGTGTTCTTGTTTATTCTCCACTTTAAATACATGGTTTATGTTCCCTTTTAACACTCAAATTGTAGTTAATCATAGCTCACaaaactttaataatttttatacttcTTTATTAATTGACTAAATGATGTTGTCAGTTATCACATGTTTTGTGGTGCTCTAGGACCTTTTTTAATAAGAACAATCACTTCTGGTTTGATAATAAAAAAGAGGCATACATGCATACTATCTTTTTTATTGTTCCAACTAATATGGTAAAATATTCCCCACAATTTACCAAATCAATTACTAGTCAACTTTACTTAACTCTTCATGGACTtccattttctttctcttaatATACTTAATACTTATTTCTTTAATCAGACTTTAAGGCTTAATTTTATCATGGTATTAATAAAACACTGATTAATACGGCtatattagaataaaaatacaaaataaaataattttagtccaaaaaaataaaataaagagtgACTTACTCAAATCTTGTTTCTATCATGGATGGAAAAAGCCACATTTTATTTAAGTGTGCTAACAATAAAAAGTTaaactcatattttattatattaaacgaataatatagttttaacaaattaaaaaattatcatttttttgcattcaatattattttatgttattgtctataatcaacaaaatattttctctacTCGCTTTTCTTTCTATCAtcctaattaattataatttcaatATGATTAATGTTTTTCATTAAATCATTTCAATAGATAACATTGTCAAATTAGTCATATTTGATATTAATGAAACATGATAGCAATTGGATAAGAATATGTGAATTTGATAATTTCAAACGTTTCAATTATTTATACTAATCCTGAAAAataagatgtcaagttgcatagtgatatcTAACacgaaaattttattaaaaaaaaaatatatatatatatataaaaaaaaagttaaattaacaAGTGGTGAATTCCCAATAAAAGTAACATTGTCTCaaattactattatttattgatttaacTTTTTCACCTCAAACAAAAATCGaaagtattttcaaattttccttAGTTGATGTCTCAATGTGTCATCCATTCAACTTTCATGGGTAGCTAGAATTGGTATGTAAGCTTAATATTCCAaagaatataaagtaattatttGGCTAAGAGATTGTTCAGATAAATTCTTTTAGAAAGAGTTATACGAAACAAGTTAAGGAAAGATATTTTTtgttcataattaaaaaaataatgttaacaTTGAGTTTTACAATGATTCAATGGAAATTTATGCAAacattcttatatttaaaaactttatttttataatttttatttaataaatataatatttaaatataaaataataattaattaaataaaatataaaataattaagtgTATAATTTgtgataaatataaataaaattaatatctattccaaatttaaaagtgatataaattttatataatttaaaattagagGATGTGAGAACCATTTGGCATAACTAAAAAAGATACAAATATTTGttactttaattaaattatttaatatgataaattatttcatttcaCAAATAGTGGTTGAAATTTATGTTACTCTTTAAttcctaaatatatatatatattaagaaaataattaaataaggatcaattttaaaaataaaaaataagtagttgttatattggatattattttagagattacaaaaatttattggtatctaaattaatttttattattaataaatagtttataaatttatatttaatttttttttaaatattttttatttaataacaataataataataattattttaactaaataaaatttttaaaaatgataatttcTTCCAGTTATTTAATATGAAACAAATTCACCATATACTAAACATTCTTTTAACTTCCTCCTATCCTAGACCCAGTAGTTACCTATAggttatttaatttcatatttaatacTCAAAATTACTTCTCAATTTTCTCtttcaataaaataacattCTATACCCTCTAAACCAGAACGATTAAGTTTtactatataatttatttttctaaatgaCTGACGTTTTcagtttttaattaaatattactttttttctaGTACCTctaaataaatcatattaataCTTGTATTAACAacacataaaaataatacatttattgAGAGGATAATACTATTGTAATAAAACTATGTCTTTATAGTTTTCCTAATTCCCGTCAGTTACAAATAAATCAATTTCCTTGTGGCTTATCGTTTATCTGTTCATTGTTTGTTTGTTGAATCAAACTCAAAGTTTTAATGAATTAAAGTGTACATTTAGTTATACAGTATCAGTTGCACTAACAAGTCATTGGTATTATACAagcatttttaaatttgtttactttttaataaaaatagtattctatgttacaattttttaataaagataagtgatgtaataaagaaaatgaaaaaataactgtaaaaatattatagaaacAGAACAAATGGTCTCTAAATGTGCACACCCTTCATCATAGCTTGAATAAAATTCCAACACgataaaaaaatgagaaaaaactGACAATTCTTCACTGGATTgctaatttaaattattttattcgtTAGTTAGaacattttatgttttatataatGTCACATTTCTTTTGTAGACTTTCAATATTAAAACGTAAAATGGGAAATCTTTAAAGGCATTTAATACAAAATGTTTCTAATACTCCTTGTATTCCTACTGTTTAAACTggcattaaattaaaataaatgtcataaatttgtaaatggattttttcaattctttaaagtgtgtttattttagattaaagaaatcaaaggaaggaaaatagagaaaaaaacaagttaatttaataaaataaaaaagatgaaaaataaacaaacaaataaaagagttaattctattttttttcttctatcttCTTTTCCTAAATCAAACAATCCATATTGTTATTTCTCTCTCCATCTCCATGCCTTCTATACTCTGTAAAgggtttaaaaattattttatttttcaagtttgtcattagttttcatatttcattttattatgaaaaatatttattacattttaaatataaaactggaacattttaatattttttaatgttaaccATTGAAAtcgattttaaaataaagattcaatgtttacaaaataaaaataattaaatattataatgagaaaaattaaaataaaacattattttgtaAGTTTATGAGTGTGTACTAATGCAGGTCGCTAAAGTAAAAGGGTTTAGTGTAAAAGGACGGAATAAAGACAAAAACCTCAATTTCTTATCCTTTGCTTTACACACTAATCCATTCCATCAAATGATTCAAACGCACTCAATCTATTTTCCAATTTCGATACCATTTTCCCAGTTACTTTCCTCACCTAACCCTGCTACTACTTTTCATACATATAAATAATCATAATTTTGTCCATTCTTCCAACTCCAACCACAACCAGAGCCATAGCCTAGAGCTTTAACGCGCTGTGTCTGGATTCAAACGTACCcagtttcattttttattcttaaatccAATGTTTGAGGTAAACCCTCCTCTTTCTGTCTCATTTCGCTCAGACATCCTATTGGTGATGATCCAAGTTTCATTTTTTACCTTTTCTTTTGCGTGTGTTTATGTTTTTGGAACGATATTCGAAGGTTGTGTCTCAAAACGTTAAATGGTCGTTTAGATGTGTATTGTCCGTGTTTTCGTTGGTCACATTGTTCATCCACTGTAAATAACAGATagtttttatttacttttgtttttcttgGTGGGGTTTATCACTGTGGGAGACACGCGTTTCTTTTCAGGTTTGGAATTATTGAGTGGAAGAATTTGATGTTGGGGTGATGGATCTGGCAAAAAGCAAAGGCAGTGGTGAAGTTTTGGATCATGTTGATGAAAGGGTGGGTGAGGATTTTAACCAATTGGTTGAAGGAAATGCAATTGATGCAGGAGGTGGACATAGCTTGGGTGAAAGAGTTAGTGTAAGTGGGAAAGATGGGTCTCCTGAAGAAACGTGTAATGGTCTTGGTTTGAATGGGGAGCTAAAGGAGGGGCTACAAGAAGTTAGTGATCGGAACATGGGTGACCCTCAAGAAATTAATGATACATTACACGGGGTTGATCAAGGAACCAGTTATAGTTCAAGAAATTTGATTAGTGGGGAAGTGCCTGAGACTTTTGTTATAATAGATCCTTCCGCTCAGATTGATTGTGTCAGTGGAGAAAATACAAAATTGGAAGCTAAACCTAATGATTCAGGGTTGAGCAAGGTGTCCACGAAAGTAATAAAAGGGGTGTCTGAGATAGATAAAAATTCATGTGTGATTGATGTAAACCGTGGCAGCTGCGACGGTTTTAGTGAGAATTTGGAAGGTGAAATGATTTGTAGGATTTGCCATCTGGCCTCTGGGCAACCATTAGAAGCAGCACCTATTGGCACTGTAAGTAGTGCTACTACTAATACAGATTTGATTCAGCTTGGTTGTGCATGTAAAGATGAGTTAGGTATTGCTCACAATCATTGTGCTGAGGCATGGTTCAAGATTAAAGGAAACAGGTAACAGTTGATTTTGTTAATACTTGTTTATTTCTATTGTGTATATCAACatcttgttttgttttttgtgTTAACCCCTGCAAAAGTGAACTTGTTCTGATGTGTTGTACGTTTATTTTGAATCAAAATGGCAAAGAGATTCCTGAGGATTTCTACGTTTCGGATTTCTTAGTATATGTAATCCTACTAGATACAATTTCTAAAAACGAAACCGACTAGGGATGTGCattgttttaataatttgtaattttatttcttttttattgattttttctGTCACGTCTTGTCTAGTGTGAAATCTTCGAAACGCTGCGGCACACTTATGCAAATAGCTCTAGTGTTACTATTatgattattaaatttatttccaTCAATTGTAAATTCCAAAttccaattttattttcttattattattaaactttATCTCAACAAATTTCTTGAATTTTAGTCTGAATATTTGAAACCGGCTTCATTGCTTATCATTTGTTGTCAGTTGGTTATTGCATGTAGTTCGTTGCCGTTTCACTTTTTGCTGGTTACATTGCTAACTGGAGAACCAATATCATCCTTATGCACCCTGACACATGGAGTTTTTAGTAGTAATTAACTTAAATGAAGGGTGAGTTGGGCTAATGCATCCACTGACACCCAGTTGGTTTTCCTTCTGAGGTATTGGTATTAGCAAATAGCTTGGCTTCTGGTGGTTGCGAGCTGAGGTTAATTGACATCTCAAATTCCAAATGATGGCACCAGGTCTTAGTTTGGTATAGTTGCATATATTTTTCATGTTAATATCTGGTCAAAAAATGCTCTTCTTGTCTCCATGAAGTTTCTTTGAATCCTCTGTTTGTCTTTTCAGCTTATATGTGGGGAATGAACTAGGAAAAATAAGTTTATACTTCCATCTCCtataaaaagaataatatattGCAATGTACCTCCTATTCCTTTTTGTTTTCCTCCATGGTTCCACCCCTTCCTatagaaaggaaaaacaaaaactGTACACATAGAAGATTGTATGCCAGAAACATTGTATTTGAACTGTAATAATTTCCATGATGATTCTGAATGTGGCCATATTtcacatttaaaataattgatattgGTTCTTAGAGAAGAAACTCTGGTGGTATGGTACCAATGTGACTTTCACTAACGAAGTAATATGAGAAGCTCTCTCCACTTGCCTTCTCTATCTTGACCTTTGTCAAACTCTCAGTTACTGTTTCAATATTGTTTACATCTAATTTCAAATTATGAAATGATTGTTCAGATGTATGCTCAATTCAATTTTTTGCTGTTCTCGTCTCAACTGCTCCTGTTGAAGAACGGTCtgaaaataccatgggtttggGTAACATAACTCAAATTTGTGTTTGAAATTACTCTCATGCACAGTGGGGTGGGGTAGGATGGGGTGGGGGTAGCTCTATCAGTACTTTTTTTCCCATTCACATCTTGTGTATATGCTTGCAGCTTATTCTTTTTTAAAGTTGAAAAATCTTTATTGCTTATTGAACTGAGATAGAAGAGTTACACGTGCATTTTGCAACCATTTACATGGTTATAAAAATGTTATCACCGAGAATGGTTGATCATGTTTAATAGTTGAATAATCCCGAAGTTCCTTTTGTTCTATGCTAATCTCGTTTCTGATAGAATCTAGTTTTTTGGTTGAATTATTCCGAGGCTCCTTTTGTTCTATGTCAATCTTGTTTCATATGCAATCTAGTTTGTTGGTTGAATAATCCTGAGGTTCCTATTGTTCTGTTAGTTCTTTCACGATCTTTAATTGTCTTTCACGATTATAGGTTGTGTGAAATATGTGGTGAGACTGCAAAGAATGTTTCGGACGTTGCTGATCATGGATTTATGGAAGAATGGAATGATACTAGATTCATTGGCAATGATAATACCTCATCCAGAAGGTTTGGTGGATGCTGGCGTGGACAACCATTTTGTAACTTCTTAATGGCATGCCTGGTTATAGCTTTTGTTCTACCATGGTTCTTTCGTGTAAATATGTTCTAGTGGAAGGAAGCCAACACCACTCTTCCCTTCAAATCTTCATCCTGCTTATATGATGAGTGCATGTCATTGAAGTTCCTGCCATATTCTTTCTCAGAAGGGGTGGTAATGCATAACCATGACCAACTTCTCATTTTTTCAGGGTATGTACCTTGAAATTTGGTTGTAAAGAAACTTGCCAACTATGCAAGTTATGGCCAAGTTGTTTCCTTATTGCATTCTTTGGATTGGAGTGCGTGTGGTgtactaaattatatatataatagcgGCATCAATTTTATAATTGAGAAAAGTAAAGAAGATATTTTACTTGTGGCATAGATGTTATATGTTAGAAACAGTAAATTATTCGCTGTAAAACAGGCAAACAGAAAAAGCCCCTCCTTGATTTCCCTTCTCTTTTTTACCTTCTTAtactcttttctttctttcctatCTGTTGCTTTTCTGCTAATATAAAGTTCAAAGAATCCAATGTGATTTGTCATTAGTGTGTTTATGTTCCCTTCTTTTTGTTTACAAATGTTCTAGCTTCTAATCGAACTTTTGCTTTTGTCAGCATTTTCTAAAGTTAAACAAAAGCAATATACTCAAAACACTTGCCTTAATTTTGAAGGTACATATGCTAATGAAACATTTTTATGCCCAAGATGAATCCTTGATCAATATTTTGTTTAGTGATTGGTCTAGAATTTTTAACCAATGGATTAAATTGGTATGTAAACATGTTGGGGgtattaaattcaaatatttacgcataatacatataatattacgaaaaataaaatgaaatccTTGTAGCCCCGACTATATTTGGAAGGTCATTTGATCTTGTGCTAAGGGAGCTAAATAATGGAGTATATTCCaccttttaaattgaaaaaagtGAAAATTGTAATATCTCAAAATtattaatgattaaaaaataaagaatttgtGTGACTTCAACATGAACAATATGCGCAGGAAGGCTCTATGACAAGAAATTGAATAATGTTTGAATCAAGTATAAAGTATATTAGATGGCCAAAAGATGAGAGTGAATTCGATAGATAGAATTTATGGAATAAGATTACCAAGCATCCGTTGTAGTCTAGTTGGTTAGGATACTCGGCTCTCACCCGAGAGACCCGGGT
The sequence above is a segment of the Phaseolus vulgaris cultivar G19833 chromosome 2, P. vulgaris v2.0, whole genome shotgun sequence genome. Coding sequences within it:
- the LOC137812151 gene encoding uncharacterized protein — its product is MDLAKSKGSGEVLDHVDERVGEDFNQLVEGNAIDAGGGHSLGERVSVSGKDGSPEETCNGLGLNGELKEGLQEVSDRNMGDPQEINDTLHGVDQGTSYSSRNLISGEVPETFVIIDPSAQIDCVSGENTKLEAKPNDSGLSKVSTKVIKGVSEIDKNSCVIDVNRGSCDGFSENLEGEMICRICHLASGQPLEAAPIGTVSSATTNTDLIQLGCACKDELGIAHNHCAEAWFKIKGNRLCEICGETAKNVSDVADHGFMEEWNDTRFIGNDNTSSRRFGGCWRGQPFCNFLMACLVIAFVLPWFFRVNMF